One genomic region from Sphingobacterium sp. UGAL515B_05 encodes:
- a CDS encoding helix-turn-helix transcriptional regulator, protein MIEDKHSKTYKTIGKNLRKRRNELDLTQDEVAERIAKMDRSKISDMENGKEDFVFSKLLNLCEALELSVIEALKEVEDQKE, encoded by the coding sequence ATGATTGAAGACAAACATTCAAAAACCTATAAGACAATAGGAAAAAATTTAAGAAAAAGAAGAAATGAGTTGGATTTAACTCAAGATGAAGTAGCTGAAAGAATCGCTAAAATGGACAGATCAAAAATTAGTGATATGGAAAACGGAAAGGAAGATTTTGTTTTTTCTAAACTTTTAAATCTTTGTGAAGCTTTGGAATTATCTGTAATTGAAGCTCTGAAAGAAGTGGAAGATCAAAAAGAATGA
- a CDS encoding ATP-binding protein: MQNCQISYKHLEGTLHKLMDRLSKTDLLIVDDFGLVNLDQQQRLDLMEIIEDRHAKASTIIASQLPVASWYDVIGEETIADAVLDRIVHTSYRVALDR, encoded by the coding sequence TTGCAGAACTGTCAAATCTCTTATAAGCACCTAGAAGGTACACTGCACAAGCTGATGGACAGGTTGTCAAAAACAGACCTGCTTATTGTCGATGACTTCGGCCTGGTAAATCTGGACCAGCAGCAAAGGCTGGATCTGATGGAAATAATTGAAGATAGACACGCTAAAGCCTCGACAATAATTGCCAGTCAGCTTCCCGTAGCAAGTTGGTATGATGTGATTGGGGAAGAGACAATTGCGGACGCTGTATTAGACCGTATTGTACATACTTCTTACCGCGTTGCTTTAGATCGGTGA
- the istA gene encoding IS21 family transposase yields MANKLDPMDLKQILTLHLDGYSNRKIGSVLGISRNTVNTYMQLFAGSGYSFKKLLDFDTAALSELFSSHTTLDATRHNELMLYFQGVNKARNHPGFTFLYHYQQYVELAAEPYSYTQFLEHYRRKYPKEKGSMKLQHIAGEEMFVDFAGKKLQIIDKHTGEAIAVEVFVAILPCSQYTYIQACRSQKREDMISCCTAALRFYGGSPKAIVSDNLKSAVNRSSRYEADINRSFKDFARHYNCVINPTRSYSPQDKALVENAVHLAYQRIYYPLREMTFFSLEDLNREIAVLLERYNNLLFKRKESSRIELFQSIEREYLKALPTDTYELKDYKRAKVQKMGYVYFSPEKCYYSVPYRYIGKETMIHYTRSRVEIFYNHERIALHQRNLTKGSYITNADHLSSTHKFYSEWSPEFFRKKALPHGEYVLACIEKILASHDYPEINYKRSLGIIHLHRAYGSGRLNNACKRALDTDSCSYLRIKNILKNNMDRLLLSVSELEPQKPHIPFHSNIRGASAYE; encoded by the coding sequence ATGGCCAACAAACTTGATCCGATGGACTTAAAACAAATACTCACATTACATCTGGACGGTTACAGTAACCGTAAAATAGGTTCCGTTCTCGGTATTTCCCGCAATACAGTCAATACCTATATGCAGCTATTTGCAGGCAGCGGCTACTCATTCAAGAAGCTTCTGGACTTTGATACCGCTGCTTTATCCGAACTGTTTTCATCCCATACGACGCTGGACGCTACCCGCCATAATGAACTCATGCTTTACTTTCAGGGGGTCAACAAGGCCCGGAATCATCCCGGCTTTACCTTTCTGTATCATTATCAGCAATATGTTGAGCTGGCCGCAGAACCATATAGCTACACGCAGTTTCTCGAACATTATCGCCGTAAATATCCAAAAGAAAAGGGTTCAATGAAACTTCAGCATATTGCGGGAGAAGAAATGTTCGTAGACTTTGCCGGGAAGAAGCTGCAGATCATCGATAAACATACCGGAGAGGCTATCGCTGTGGAAGTATTTGTGGCCATACTGCCGTGCAGCCAGTACACCTATATCCAGGCATGCAGGAGCCAGAAACGCGAAGATATGATATCCTGTTGCACGGCGGCACTTCGTTTTTATGGTGGATCGCCCAAAGCGATAGTATCCGACAATCTAAAGTCTGCCGTCAATAGATCGAGCAGATACGAAGCGGACATCAACCGTAGCTTCAAGGACTTTGCCCGCCATTATAACTGTGTCATCAACCCAACGCGTAGTTACTCTCCACAGGACAAGGCGCTGGTTGAGAATGCGGTGCATCTGGCCTATCAGCGTATCTATTATCCATTACGTGAAATGACTTTCTTCTCGCTGGAAGATCTCAATAGAGAAATTGCAGTACTACTGGAGCGTTATAACAATCTATTGTTCAAACGAAAAGAATCGAGCCGTATCGAGCTCTTCCAGAGCATTGAACGAGAATATCTCAAAGCCCTTCCCACTGATACATATGAACTGAAAGATTACAAAAGGGCCAAAGTACAGAAGATGGGTTACGTATACTTTTCTCCGGAGAAGTGTTATTATAGCGTTCCATACCGCTATATCGGAAAGGAAACAATGATCCATTACACCAGGAGCCGCGTAGAGATCTTTTATAATCATGAAAGAATTGCGCTTCACCAGCGCAATCTGACCAAAGGCAGTTACATCACTAACGCAGATCACCTGAGCAGCACACATAAGTTCTATTCGGAATGGAGCCCAGAGTTCTTTAGAAAAAAAGCGCTGCCACATGGGGAATATGTTCTGGCATGCATCGAAAAGATCCTAGCTTCCCATGATTATCCCGAAATAAACTACAAACGCTCTCTTGGAATTATTCACCTGCACCGAGCCTATGGATCCGGGCGTCTGAACAATGCGTGTAAAAGAGCATTGGATACAGATAGCTGTTCCTATCTGCGGATAAAGAATATCCTAAAAAACAATATGGACAGGCTGCTTTTATCAGTGAGTGAGCTTGAGCCTCAAAAACCACATATACCTTTTCACAGCAATATACGCGGTGCTTCCGCTTATGAATAA
- the istB gene encoding IS21-like element helper ATPase IstB, whose product MNNQTVEKLRDMRLGAMAQLHQQYVKENRLEGITCDEYLALLIDHQWEDRENKKIERLLKQANFRHNASLSDINYASERNLDKNMFARLGTLDFVLRKENIIICGASGTGKSYLSQALGHQACITGIKTSYTVTARLIKMLKLSKVDGTYLKELEKLTKTELLILDDFGLQAFDSQDRETLMDIIDDRHGKRSTIISSQIPVSAWYEVIGGEGTIADAILDRIVNSSHRIDLKGESLRKGILKKE is encoded by the coding sequence ATGAACAATCAGACAGTTGAAAAACTACGCGACATGCGTTTAGGAGCTATGGCTCAGTTACACCAGCAGTACGTTAAGGAAAACAGGCTCGAAGGGATAACCTGCGACGAATACCTTGCATTACTTATTGACCATCAGTGGGAAGACCGGGAAAATAAAAAGATAGAGCGTTTGCTCAAGCAGGCAAACTTTAGGCATAATGCCAGTCTAAGTGATATAAACTACGCCAGCGAAAGAAATCTGGACAAAAATATGTTTGCGCGTCTGGGTACACTGGACTTTGTGCTCCGAAAAGAAAACATTATCATCTGTGGTGCTTCCGGTACTGGAAAAAGCTATTTGTCCCAGGCTCTCGGACACCAGGCCTGTATTACGGGGATAAAAACCTCATATACAGTAACTGCCAGACTGATCAAAATGCTGAAATTGAGCAAAGTTGACGGAACGTACCTTAAAGAACTGGAAAAACTAACGAAAACGGAACTGCTGATACTTGATGACTTTGGTTTGCAGGCTTTTGATAGTCAAGATCGGGAAACACTGATGGATATTATCGACGACCGACATGGTAAAAGATCAACCATAATATCATCCCAGATACCGGTATCGGCCTGGTACGAGGTCATCGGCGGAGAGGGCACTATTGCGGATGCGATCTTGGACCGGATTGTGAACTCCTCACATCGGATAGACCTAAAAGGTGAATCGCTTAGAAAAGGAATATTGAAAAAGGAATAA
- a CDS encoding IS3 family transposase — protein sequence MVETSYTRLIDRKKKRAPGTTNSNHSYLKYPNLIKELAPTRSNELWVSDITYISVGYDFNYLSLITHAYSRKIMGYCLHPQLTAQGAIKALQMALKEKPAPNTLIHHSDRGVQYCSFDYIVRLKKAGVKISMTENGEAYENPIAERINGILKTEFKLKRVFSSRSEALLEVTKSIESYNHLRPHMSCDFLTPEVAHVTDVPLIKRWKNCRKKYKSLQKNN from the coding sequence TTGGTAGAGACAAGTTATACAAGGTTGATAGACAGGAAAAAGAAGCGTGCACCAGGAACTACGAATTCTAATCATTCCTATCTGAAATATCCCAACCTAATCAAAGAGTTAGCACCTACGCGTAGTAATGAATTATGGGTTTCAGATATTACATATATTTCAGTGGGCTATGATTTCAATTATCTTTCTCTCATAACTCATGCATACTCGAGAAAAATTATGGGCTATTGCCTTCATCCCCAGCTGACTGCTCAAGGGGCAATTAAAGCTCTGCAAATGGCACTGAAGGAAAAACCGGCTCCCAATACTCTGATTCATCATTCGGACCGGGGTGTGCAGTACTGTTCCTTCGACTATATAGTAAGGTTGAAAAAAGCGGGTGTAAAAATCAGCATGACAGAAAACGGAGAGGCCTATGAAAACCCTATTGCAGAAAGAATTAATGGCATATTAAAAACAGAATTTAAACTCAAAAGGGTATTTTCTTCAAGAAGTGAAGCCTTGCTGGAAGTGACTAAAAGTATAGAATCATATAATCATTTGCGTCCGCATATGAGTTGTGATTTTCTAACACCTGAGGTAGCACATGTAACAGATGTACCATTAATCAAGCGTTGGAAAAACTGTAGGAAAAAATACAAAAGTTTACAAAAAAACAATTAA
- a CDS encoding transposase, whose translation MKEQVLSRFEFEEEFKEKLVELVLYKNVSAEQTARKYGLPNTTILINWINNYKRKLEKGAVTLVPMEKPGTKDVTALKKRIKDLEKALEKANVLIYGLNFMIDHAEKENKIAIRKSVVPNNKANQRKACDKDGGRSTW comes from the coding sequence ATGAAAGAACAAGTTTTGTCTCGATTTGAATTCGAAGAAGAATTTAAAGAGAAATTAGTAGAGCTGGTGCTTTATAAAAATGTGTCAGCAGAACAAACTGCAAGAAAGTATGGACTACCCAATACGACGATCTTAATCAATTGGATTAACAATTATAAACGCAAATTAGAAAAGGGAGCCGTAACTTTAGTACCTATGGAAAAGCCAGGAACAAAAGACGTTACCGCTTTAAAAAAACGGATCAAGGATCTGGAGAAAGCTTTAGAAAAAGCCAATGTGCTAATTTACGGTCTTAACTTTATGATTGACCATGCTGAAAAGGAGAATAAAATTGCAATCCGAAAAAGCGTGGTACCAAACAATAAAGCTAATCAAAGAAAAGCATGTGACAAGGATGGGGGTCGGTCCACTTGGTAA